One Spirochaeta cellobiosiphila DSM 17781 DNA window includes the following coding sequences:
- the hisI gene encoding phosphoribosyl-AMP cyclohydrolase, with translation MEETLKFTPQFEKRGGLIPCVAQEVSTGEILMVGSVNEEALKKTLSSGMATFYSTSRQKLWTKGETSGEYLKVHTILTDCDQDALIYQVELMGSGACHTQNSLGQPRKSCFYRKYNDKTGLLEFLSGRE, from the coding sequence ATGGAAGAGACTCTAAAATTCACTCCCCAGTTTGAAAAGAGGGGAGGTTTGATACCCTGTGTCGCCCAGGAGGTTAGTACAGGAGAAATTCTAATGGTAGGCTCTGTCAATGAAGAAGCTCTTAAGAAAACCTTAAGTTCTGGTATGGCAACCTTTTACTCTACTTCAAGGCAAAAGTTGTGGACTAAAGGGGAAACCTCCGGAGAATATCTCAAAGTCCATACTATCTTAACCGACTGTGATCAAGATGCTCTGATCTACCAAGTGGAATTAATGGGCTCCGGTGCCTGTCATACCCAAAACTCCCTGGGACAACCTCGTAAGTCCTGTTTCTATCGTAAATACAATGACAAAACAGGATTGTTGGAATTCCTTTCAGGAAGGGAATAG
- a CDS encoding methyltransferase domain-containing protein produces MGDKNFDDLAHKLDHNIYSTPKGAVRLEVLYKDLLSTLPHLHDKPLRVLDAGGGLGQFSRLLAKEGGHHILHIDISSEMLKKAEQEADVQGLKDLITFKKISIQELPSIVEESFDLILFHGVIEWMEEQEQSLENLKKVLKDDGHLSLLFYNRDRLILKNGVNAHFKRIHTGDYIGKRTGNVLTPTHPLRESEVKLWLSELKFDILSKGGIRIFYGLFSNGDEFEDRIDQLKIVEWTYCRIEPYASIAQHIHFVCKGQS; encoded by the coding sequence TTGGGTGACAAAAATTTTGATGATCTAGCTCATAAACTTGATCATAACATCTATTCCACTCCCAAAGGGGCTGTGCGATTAGAAGTGCTGTATAAAGATCTATTGTCTACTTTGCCCCATTTGCATGATAAACCTTTACGAGTCCTTGATGCTGGTGGAGGTTTAGGTCAGTTTAGCCGTCTATTAGCAAAAGAGGGGGGACATCATATATTACATATTGATATTTCTTCAGAAATGCTTAAAAAAGCTGAACAGGAAGCTGATGTCCAGGGTTTAAAGGATCTTATAACTTTTAAGAAGATCAGTATTCAGGAATTGCCCTCTATTGTGGAAGAATCTTTTGATCTTATTTTGTTTCATGGTGTTATCGAGTGGATGGAAGAACAAGAGCAAAGTTTAGAAAATCTAAAGAAAGTTCTAAAGGATGATGGCCATTTGAGCCTTCTCTTCTATAATCGTGATCGTCTTATTCTAAAAAACGGTGTAAATGCTCATTTTAAAAGGATTCATACAGGAGATTATATTGGGAAAAGGACTGGTAATGTCCTAACCCCAACTCATCCTTTGAGAGAGTCGGAAGTAAAACTATGGCTAAGTGAGTTGAAATTTGATATATTAAGCAAGGGTGGTATAAGGATATTTTACGGCCTATTCAGCAATGGTGATGAATTTGAAGATCGCATCGATCAACTCAAAATTGTTGAATGGACTTACTGTCGTATAGAACCTTATGCTTCTATAGCCCAACATATCCATTTCGTGTGTAAAGGACAATCTTAA
- a CDS encoding DEAD/DEAH box helicase: MAHSLSIDQLRQQLDKINSLRIRNLIKDKRVFNTFHEAYFWKGLVLTDKVPQWVHIRWDEHQLNIDCECGKKSLCGHATALLVHQMEEGHLPIVDLIETLNIWYRKDRELPSEKDLPEQLDLFGNLLNPSPKDNSQFQKNTLSKDDPQEVNAPQTLDHRETRDIYYFLKIEIPGSPLLRIEPLMLNKEFDHLVPFDVSYAGKKDKEFLGGCLDTFLSYPDHQVPVEALLDKNFKWPVPLYWGHNQDIVKIKSLDCLSIRFRETGRNLQGAIEYEPYFIIKEEDKEFLWEWKRILFHKKGLLSFILTELTLYQADWPQWIIQLMHELNDHRKGMDALEINALANHYPINNDKRIDLVFQGEKLVVQEIKPKLILALKALAQGMEIYYQFQYGEELVAYRSDRERWVKQSAGDYKIVIPRNDQEENKSMGDLARIAMDKLRYERGYYSTVVGSHEGGDIRLDMDIGDFLLSYGKSLLENSIQVRVNELPVKLEASLKFSVKSEVDWFEVKAGIEEEDFIPIELDEQYEAYQLVRARNEYVVLSNTDLRRLEFLRKQGLNDQGLMDVPSVNFNLIDTIYDDISNKEEQLLQERREIYHKIQTFESIPQQEPPKGLKASLRSYQQYGYNWLLFLHDYELGGCLADDMGLGKTIQSLSLLQGLRERGQLKTSLLIAPVVTMANWESEAAKFTPDLRIYVHAGQNRVKEDLAWEAYDLVIVSYHTVRNDLDLFLTHEFYYIMLDEAHYIKNASSQIFKAIRSLKSRYRLSITGTPIENNTLELWSQMSFLNPGLLGSRSDFTTTYSNPIERYQDEEAAEALRKTVFPFILRRKKEDVLDDLPPKEVMVHYSQMSERQEELYNQYKEYYKQRLLGLIEEQGVQKSQMEIFKSLLRLRQIAIDPALVDPNWSHLPSAKMESLHTILDEVQEENHKILIFSQFITALDIIKDYCKQQGWDYSYLTGKTHDRTKEIKNFQENDNVKIFLLSLKAGGVGINLTAADYVVILDPWWNPAAERQAIDRAHRMGQTKKVLSYKMIVKNTIEEKILHLQEKKNALVEEIISEEESLFKQLNRDDILGLFD, from the coding sequence ATGGCTCACTCTTTAAGTATTGATCAGCTAAGGCAACAGTTAGATAAAATTAATTCCTTACGTATTCGTAATCTTATCAAAGATAAGCGTGTATTTAATACATTCCATGAAGCCTATTTCTGGAAAGGACTAGTCTTGACAGATAAGGTTCCCCAGTGGGTTCATATAAGATGGGATGAGCACCAGTTAAATATAGACTGTGAATGTGGAAAAAAAAGTCTCTGTGGGCATGCCACTGCTCTCTTGGTTCATCAGATGGAAGAGGGACATTTGCCTATTGTCGATCTGATAGAGACTCTCAACATCTGGTATCGCAAAGACAGAGAATTACCGTCTGAAAAGGATTTACCTGAACAATTAGATCTTTTTGGTAATTTACTTAATCCTTCTCCAAAGGATAATTCCCAATTCCAGAAGAATACTCTCTCTAAAGATGATCCGCAGGAAGTTAATGCCCCTCAAACTTTAGACCATAGAGAAACCCGTGATATTTATTACTTTTTGAAAATAGAAATACCTGGATCTCCTCTGTTGAGAATTGAACCGCTTATGTTGAACAAAGAGTTTGATCATCTTGTTCCCTTTGATGTTTCTTATGCAGGTAAAAAAGATAAAGAGTTTCTTGGTGGCTGTCTGGATACTTTTCTTTCCTATCCAGATCATCAAGTTCCTGTAGAAGCTTTACTAGATAAAAATTTTAAATGGCCTGTTCCTCTCTATTGGGGGCATAATCAAGACATTGTTAAAATCAAAAGCTTAGATTGTCTATCAATAAGATTTAGAGAAACAGGTAGAAATCTCCAGGGAGCCATCGAATATGAGCCTTACTTCATCATAAAAGAAGAAGATAAAGAGTTCCTATGGGAATGGAAACGAATATTATTTCATAAGAAAGGACTGCTCTCTTTTATCCTGACAGAATTAACCCTATATCAGGCTGATTGGCCTCAATGGATCATTCAGCTAATGCATGAATTGAATGATCATCGAAAAGGAATGGATGCTCTGGAGATAAATGCCTTGGCCAATCATTATCCCATCAATAATGACAAACGTATTGACTTGGTATTTCAAGGAGAAAAGCTTGTTGTTCAAGAGATTAAACCCAAGCTCATCCTCGCCTTGAAAGCGTTAGCACAGGGAATGGAAATCTATTATCAGTTTCAATATGGGGAGGAATTGGTCGCCTATAGATCTGATAGAGAAAGATGGGTCAAACAAAGTGCTGGAGATTATAAAATTGTTATTCCCAGAAATGATCAGGAAGAAAACAAGTCTATGGGTGATTTAGCCAGAATCGCCATGGACAAATTGCGATATGAAAGGGGATACTACTCAACAGTAGTCGGATCTCACGAAGGTGGTGATATCCGTTTGGATATGGACATTGGTGATTTTTTGTTGAGCTATGGGAAATCACTTTTGGAGAACTCCATTCAAGTTAGAGTCAATGAACTACCGGTCAAGCTGGAAGCCTCCTTAAAATTCTCTGTTAAAAGTGAAGTAGACTGGTTTGAAGTCAAAGCCGGTATTGAAGAAGAGGACTTTATTCCCATTGAGCTGGATGAACAGTATGAGGCTTATCAATTAGTAAGGGCTCGGAATGAATATGTGGTATTAAGCAATACTGATTTACGACGATTAGAGTTTCTAAGAAAACAAGGTCTGAATGATCAGGGATTGATGGATGTGCCTTCTGTTAATTTTAACTTGATTGATACCATATATGATGACATTTCTAATAAAGAAGAACAGCTTCTTCAAGAACGTAGAGAGATCTATCACAAAATACAAACCTTTGAATCTATCCCCCAGCAAGAACCTCCAAAAGGTTTAAAAGCCAGCTTAAGAAGCTACCAACAATACGGATATAATTGGCTTTTATTCCTTCATGATTATGAACTTGGGGGATGTTTAGCTGATGATATGGGTCTGGGAAAAACTATACAGTCCTTAAGTCTTCTTCAAGGATTGCGAGAACGTGGACAATTAAAAACAAGTTTGCTTATCGCTCCTGTTGTTACCATGGCTAACTGGGAATCAGAAGCTGCTAAGTTTACTCCTGATCTTCGCATCTATGTTCATGCAGGACAAAATCGGGTTAAAGAGGACTTAGCTTGGGAAGCTTATGATCTTGTTATTGTAAGTTACCATACTGTACGTAATGACCTGGACTTGTTTTTGACTCATGAGTTTTATTATATAATGCTCGATGAGGCCCATTACATTAAAAATGCTTCCAGCCAGATCTTTAAGGCCATCCGCTCCTTGAAAAGTCGCTATCGTTTAAGTATTACAGGAACTCCCATTGAAAATAATACATTAGAGTTATGGTCGCAAATGAGCTTCTTGAATCCTGGTTTATTAGGATCCCGTAGTGATTTTACCACTACCTATTCTAACCCTATAGAACGATATCAGGATGAGGAAGCTGCAGAAGCGTTACGTAAAACAGTCTTTCCTTTTATCCTAAGACGAAAAAAAGAGGATGTATTAGATGATCTTCCTCCCAAAGAAGTGATGGTTCATTACTCACAAATGTCAGAACGCCAAGAGGAATTGTATAATCAATACAAGGAATATTATAAACAACGACTACTGGGATTAATTGAAGAACAGGGGGTTCAAAAATCCCAAATGGAAATCTTTAAATCCCTTTTAAGACTACGTCAGATTGCCATTGATCCTGCTTTGGTCGATCCTAATTGGTCTCATTTGCCTTCGGCTAAGATGGAATCCTTGCATACCATTCTGGATGAAGTTCAGGAAGAAAACCACAAGATTCTTATATTCAGCCAGTTCATAACGGCTCTTGATATTATTAAGGATTACTGTAAGCAACAGGGGTGGGATTATAGTTATTTGACTGGAAAAACACATGATCGAACCAAGGAAATCAAAAACTTTCAGGAAAATGACAATGTTAAAATCTTTCTATTGAGTCTAAAGGCTGGTGGTGTAGGAATAAACTTAACTGCTGCAGATTATGTTGTCATTCTTGATCCCTGGTGGAATCCTGCTGCGGAACGACAGGCCATTGACAGGGCCCATAGAATGGGACAGACAAAAAAAGTTCTGTCTTATAAGATGATTGTCAAAAACACAATAGAAGAAAAGATACTTCATCTTCAAGAAAAGAAAAATGCCCTTGTTGAAGAAATTATATCAGAAGAGGAGAGCCTCTTTAAACAACTTAACCGGGACGATATATTAGGATTGTTTGATTAA
- the rph gene encoding ribonuclease PH yields MRAISFETNYILHPAGSCLVSFGDTKVICTATIEESVPPFLRNSGKGWLTAEYSMLPGSTGGGRKRRDGIKKDGRSTEIQRLIGRSLRAAVDLEKLGEVSITIDCDVIQADGGTRTASITGGWVALYDALRVLAKKQGASGPEHYLLGQVAAVSVGKVDGQIICDLDYAHDSIAEVDMNVVMRDGSFVEIQGTGEEGVFDRKELNSLLDSAEEGLKIIQKEQRNVLGLD; encoded by the coding sequence ATGCGAGCAATCTCATTTGAGACAAACTATATTTTACATCCTGCCGGATCCTGCTTGGTAAGCTTTGGAGATACCAAAGTGATTTGTACGGCGACTATTGAGGAGTCGGTTCCTCCCTTTTTAAGAAATAGTGGTAAAGGTTGGCTGACAGCAGAATATTCTATGCTTCCTGGTTCTACAGGGGGAGGGCGTAAACGAAGAGACGGCATTAAAAAAGACGGGCGAAGTACGGAGATTCAAAGACTCATCGGACGAAGCTTAAGAGCCGCTGTTGATCTGGAAAAGCTTGGAGAGGTTAGTATCACCATCGATTGTGATGTTATTCAAGCTGATGGAGGAACGAGAACCGCTTCTATTACCGGTGGGTGGGTCGCTCTCTATGATGCCTTAAGAGTGTTAGCTAAAAAGCAGGGAGCCTCTGGTCCTGAGCATTATCTGTTAGGTCAGGTCGCCGCAGTTAGTGTTGGCAAGGTGGATGGTCAGATCATCTGTGACTTAGACTATGCCCACGACTCCATTGCAGAAGTCGATATGAACGTAGTAATGCGTGATGGTAGCTTTGTAGAAATACAGGGCACAGGAGAAGAAGGAGTCTTTGATAGAAAAGAGCTTAATTCCCTACTCGATTCGGCAGAAGAAGGTTTGAAGATCATTCAGAAAGAACAACGTAATGTATTAGGACTAGACTAG